A genomic window from Candidatus Nitrosotenuis uzonensis includes:
- a CDS encoding deoxyribonuclease IV: MRVGVHVSISGSISAAVDNAIERDCSAFQIFTRSPRMWTAKDIPEKDAKEFKEKLASSKIDVDATVVHMPYLPNLASPNAATHAKSVQVLVKEVERCGKLGIPYLVAHLGSHMGEGEQKGIKQLADAFTKAASVKNDVTILLENTAGQKNSVGSDFDQWGEILSQIKPKNRFGVCFDTCHAFAYGYDLRTEKDVAETFKKFDTSVGFDNLKILHLNDSKGELGSNLDRHEHIGLGKIGEKGMAAVIKLANKRNIPIILETPIDNTRDDFGNLKKVKELA, encoded by the coding sequence ATGCGCGTAGGCGTCCACGTTTCTATCTCAGGCTCAATTTCCGCTGCAGTTGATAACGCAATAGAAAGAGACTGCTCTGCGTTTCAGATTTTCACGCGCAGCCCACGTATGTGGACTGCAAAAGACATACCTGAGAAGGACGCCAAGGAGTTCAAGGAAAAACTTGCCTCAAGTAAGATCGACGTTGATGCCACCGTTGTGCATATGCCATATCTGCCGAATCTGGCATCGCCCAATGCAGCAACTCATGCCAAATCGGTTCAGGTTCTGGTAAAGGAAGTCGAAAGATGCGGCAAGCTTGGGATTCCATACCTTGTAGCTCATCTTGGCAGTCATATGGGAGAGGGGGAGCAGAAGGGGATAAAGCAACTTGCGGATGCCTTTACAAAGGCTGCAAGTGTGAAAAACGACGTAACAATACTGCTTGAGAATACCGCAGGACAGAAAAACTCTGTTGGCTCTGACTTTGATCAGTGGGGTGAAATACTCTCCCAGATAAAACCAAAGAACAGGTTCGGTGTCTGCTTTGATACCTGCCATGCGTTTGCATACGGATATGATTTGAGGACGGAAAAAGATGTTGCAGAGACATTCAAAAAATTTGATACCAGTGTGGGATTTGATAATTTGAAGATACTCCACCTCAATGACTCAAAGGGCGAGCTTGGCTCAAATCTTGACAGGCACGAGCACATAGGACTTGGAAAGATAGGTGAGAAAGGCATGGCTGCAGTCATAAAGCTGGCTAACAAGAGAAACATTCCCATTATACTTGAGACTCCCATAGACAATACGCGAGATGATTTTGGTAATTTAAAGAAAGTAAAGGAGCTCGCATAG
- a CDS encoding DNA primase, with translation MLILGREEIARYPFLTEAGNYLREKGFTLEQFAKDEDLQPIVDLAVRRIETAADGKIFNSDFSIKNLDMEVFSFLIAVVLLKQSGMNTLIKRFSLAEARRAERFLERDLNDSANKTSELAIKIIRELFSMNITKNSDYFVIPASDYLKHAVHFHEQEWKLVNRLVDNGSVFLTAHETVRLIRKELDNFISSKIRSSSIPDVAESFRQPVEQLLLLAKKFNVQIVETTEYPPCIKHAMEIMNKGENLPHSGRFMLATYLLNKGQSIEEIAPLFKNAPDYNEKITLYQLKHLAGNFGSGTKYACPSCEKLRSENLCFAIPECNNIINPLQFGRKKVNA, from the coding sequence GTGCTAATACTGGGAAGAGAAGAGATTGCCAGATACCCGTTTTTGACTGAAGCTGGTAACTATCTTAGAGAGAAAGGTTTTACACTGGAGCAGTTTGCCAAGGACGAGGATTTGCAGCCAATAGTGGACCTTGCCGTAAGAAGAATCGAGACGGCAGCAGACGGGAAGATATTCAATTCAGATTTTAGCATAAAAAACCTTGACATGGAAGTATTTTCATTTCTTATCGCAGTCGTTCTGCTCAAACAAAGCGGAATGAACACCCTGATCAAAAGATTCTCTCTTGCGGAAGCAAGGCGAGCAGAAAGATTCCTTGAGCGAGATCTTAACGATTCTGCAAACAAGACAAGCGAGCTTGCAATAAAAATAATCCGTGAGCTTTTCTCTATGAATATCACAAAAAACAGCGACTATTTTGTAATTCCGGCCTCAGATTATCTAAAGCATGCAGTACATTTTCACGAGCAAGAGTGGAAACTGGTAAACAGGCTGGTAGACAATGGTAGCGTGTTTCTTACCGCTCATGAGACTGTCAGGCTGATCAGAAAAGAGCTTGACAATTTTATAAGCTCAAAGATCCGCTCTTCCAGCATACCTGATGTTGCCGAATCATTCAGACAACCAGTAGAACAGCTCTTGTTACTAGCAAAAAAGTTCAACGTCCAGATAGTCGAGACAACGGAATATCCGCCTTGCATAAAGCATGCAATGGAGATAATGAACAAGGGAGAGAACCTTCCCCACTCAGGCAGGTTCATGCTTGCAACGTATCTTCTTAACAAGGGTCAGAGTATAGAAGAGATCGCCCCACTATTCAAGAATGCACCTGATTATAACGAAAAAATAACTCTATACCAGCTAAAACATCTTGCAGGTAACTTTGGAAGTGGCACCAAATACGCGTGTCCATCATGCGAGAAGCTCAGAAGCGAGAACCTTTGCTTTGCAATACCAGAATGCAACAATATAATCAACCCGCTACAGTTTGGCAGGAAGAAAGTAAATGCATGA
- a CDS encoding UPF0182 family protein: MYSSSTESNAPQPDAGRYIRLGIIAAIGIIVLVIVGNQGVILAMNMAEFGEQFTKPLHYSIISALVLSAIALINVDVKNRSSIFWYAVHVAITFLNRTTHDPVSRNISNFRDYRLSVPQFVIWQITKIFLFGVFFVNIMFGLAIAYLMDGNDLGVENLPQIFTLPFVTPQTINATDAVIPLIPALTILIPPILAVIGVRLAIYVGLHSIVKVITSYISDSMQGKPKFLNYVSTIEGVIGIGIVWAGINMFFTPQIDYNTKYAIGGTLAAGFVLIAFSIFDKFRSKVLTHPIKRDIYVRVFALIAIAIIAGSIMAVNNSIADARKIEFLGPYTKQQIDVNRYLGELDKIKITTNDVKLTSVSPNNIRSYISQNNDVLNSVRIWDWEAAFAKMKPEIGLIPYLDFEDNDILRFNNTLYWTASMKPVLPPTVSLENRWYNEHLVYTHVPNGFLTLDATTGQSVESSRLFSQRTIYYGEGGLFADNWSAYPTNRGDVSAELNNAFYAGRGGITVSPPTSYVFEPNFLLSFPADSVHVMRYKDVYSRMSTLYPYFLYNLFGQQLDFFPVTDGQNTYWLMPLIVGFDTHAVPWSMGNPYLRLIGFALIDTYHGDITLIKYGDDYFANIIESQYGDKFHPMPAWLSDQLRYPQELFTWKTEMFNIYHVTDTEKFIQASEFYVIPTNLEAYYINAKPPGFDSVKFLGLLSLEQRGGQGRNLSGYMIVENDLATFGNMQFYEVPRDSATKLIGPTAVREALDKDSEFAQLKTLLRTPRIGDNILYQVGQHDVYFIPVYTAGSGGGVVAQLGTIAAVGAAFNGEYYVGLGNTPQEAFETYLRELAGVVSPSSQQAEVGFNKDERIKTVRTIFEERGLEIVTPTSLQVPLSFKEGDVSLFSRADMDTTNELLNKFISEHVTAGTKRVLLWQDEEAINLGVIKTVDGIPELHYITIDVGK, encoded by the coding sequence TTGTATAGCTCATCGACCGAATCTAACGCGCCGCAGCCAGACGCAGGTAGATACATACGACTTGGAATAATTGCCGCAATAGGCATAATAGTGCTTGTTATAGTCGGCAACCAAGGCGTCATACTGGCCATGAACATGGCCGAGTTCGGCGAGCAGTTCACAAAACCGCTTCACTATTCCATAATCTCAGCACTTGTCCTCTCTGCAATAGCACTCATAAACGTGGATGTCAAAAACCGCTCCTCGATATTCTGGTATGCCGTGCATGTGGCCATCACATTCCTGAACAGAACCACACATGATCCGGTATCAAGAAACATTTCCAATTTTCGTGATTATAGGTTAAGCGTTCCCCAATTTGTAATATGGCAGATAACAAAGATCTTCCTCTTTGGCGTATTCTTTGTGAACATTATGTTCGGACTTGCAATCGCGTATCTTATGGACGGCAACGATCTTGGAGTGGAAAACCTGCCGCAGATATTTACACTGCCGTTTGTAACACCACAAACAATCAATGCCACAGATGCAGTCATACCGCTCATACCTGCGCTGACAATCCTTATTCCTCCAATACTTGCAGTAATCGGCGTAAGGCTTGCAATCTATGTCGGCCTGCACTCAATAGTGAAGGTGATCACCTCTTACATATCTGACTCGATGCAGGGCAAGCCCAAATTCCTCAACTATGTCTCCACTATAGAAGGAGTGATAGGAATAGGCATAGTCTGGGCAGGCATTAACATGTTCTTTACCCCACAGATTGACTACAACACCAAGTATGCAATAGGAGGTACTCTGGCAGCAGGTTTTGTACTGATCGCATTTTCAATATTTGATAAATTCAGGTCCAAGGTGCTAACGCATCCAATTAAGCGAGACATCTATGTACGCGTGTTTGCATTAATTGCAATTGCAATCATTGCTGGCTCTATCATGGCAGTCAATAACAGTATTGCCGATGCCAGAAAAATAGAGTTCCTTGGCCCGTACACAAAGCAGCAAATAGATGTCAACCGCTACCTTGGCGAGCTTGACAAAATCAAGATCACCACAAACGATGTCAAGCTGACATCCGTATCGCCAAACAACATACGAAGTTACATATCGCAAAATAACGACGTGCTCAATTCTGTTAGAATCTGGGACTGGGAGGCAGCGTTTGCCAAGATGAAGCCGGAGATAGGACTTATTCCGTACCTTGACTTTGAGGACAATGACATACTCAGATTTAACAACACACTGTACTGGACTGCTTCCATGAAGCCTGTGCTCCCGCCTACGGTAAGCCTTGAGAACAGATGGTACAACGAGCATCTAGTATACACTCACGTTCCAAATGGATTCCTTACCCTTGATGCAACCACAGGTCAATCGGTGGAAAGCAGCAGGCTCTTCTCCCAGAGAACAATCTACTATGGTGAAGGAGGCCTGTTTGCGGACAACTGGTCTGCATACCCTACAAATCGTGGGGATGTAAGTGCAGAGCTTAACAACGCGTTTTACGCCGGAAGGGGAGGTATCACAGTATCACCACCCACAAGCTATGTCTTTGAGCCAAACTTCCTTCTTTCATTTCCAGCAGATTCTGTTCACGTAATGAGGTACAAGGATGTATACTCTAGAATGAGCACCCTGTATCCGTATTTCCTGTATAATTTATTCGGCCAGCAGCTTGACTTTTTCCCCGTAACTGATGGCCAGAACACTTACTGGCTCATGCCGCTAATAGTCGGGTTTGACACACATGCCGTTCCCTGGTCAATGGGCAACCCGTACCTACGACTGATTGGATTTGCTTTGATTGACACGTATCATGGAGACATCACCCTGATCAAGTACGGCGATGATTATTTTGCAAACATAATAGAGAGTCAATATGGAGACAAGTTCCATCCGATGCCGGCTTGGCTCTCTGATCAGCTAAGATACCCGCAAGAGCTCTTCACATGGAAGACGGAAATGTTCAACATCTATCATGTCACAGACACTGAAAAGTTCATTCAGGCAAGCGAATTCTACGTCATTCCAACCAATCTGGAAGCATACTATATCAACGCCAAACCTCCGGGATTTGATAGCGTCAAGTTCCTTGGGTTACTGTCGCTTGAGCAAAGGGGAGGACAGGGAAGAAACCTCTCAGGATACATGATAGTTGAGAACGATCTGGCCACATTTGGCAATATGCAGTTCTACGAGGTACCAAGGGATTCAGCTACAAAACTGATTGGCCCAACAGCTGTAAGGGAAGCGCTTGACAAGGACAGCGAGTTTGCGCAACTAAAGACACTACTTCGAACTCCGAGAATAGGCGATAACATACTGTATCAGGTAGGCCAGCACGATGTTTACTTTATTCCAGTATACACTGCAGGCTCTGGCGGAGGCGTCGTAGCCCAGCTTGGGACTATAGCAGCAGTGGGCGCTGCATTTAACGGTGAATACTATGTAGGCCTTGGCAATACGCCGCAGGAGGCATTTGAGACCTATCTGCGTGAGCTGGCAGGAGTTGTATCACCATCATCGCAGCAAGCCGAAGTAGGATTCAACAAGGATGAGAGAATAAAAACCGTCCGTACAATATTTGAGGAGCGTGGATTGGAGATTGTCACGCCGACATCACTGCAGGTGCCGCTCTCGTTCAAGGAAGGAGACGTGTCACTGTTTAGCAGGGCGGACATGGATACGACAAACGAGCTTCTAAACAAGTTCATCTCAGAACATGTCACTGCAGGTACCAAACGAGTACTCTTGTGGCAAGATGAGGAGGCAATAAACTTGGGCGTCATCAAGACAGTAGATGGAATACCTGAATTGCACTATATCACAATCGATGTCGGCAAGTAA
- a CDS encoding tetratricopeptide repeat protein yields MSEHELLLPAVAEENICLPLAVSAVSQYWNVNLPIAEAKEIAKKYPNMHGSILIEGIELAERHGLGSLILHSTLSELKKVIDMGVPPIVILPGLFETVQHASVISGYDEKEKSIIHYMPQPDQIGVIPEKQFDKLWEEDGRLMILLAPSDIISKIKTENKSKEKSNRLCFVSEKLNLQNRKEEAIKTLREAITIDGSNSTALCLLGGIYNEKNMQECVQYYEQSIKHNNSCYLAYRGLGNYYLKTKQYDKADSYYTKAIKINPTRFGPIYKNRGITRLEQNKKKEAKEDFESYLKHMPNAKDKESIMQAIKEL; encoded by the coding sequence ATGAGCGAGCACGAGCTTTTACTTCCTGCAGTCGCAGAGGAAAACATCTGTCTGCCGCTTGCGGTAAGCGCGGTATCGCAATACTGGAACGTAAACCTGCCTATTGCAGAAGCAAAAGAGATAGCAAAAAAATATCCGAACATGCACGGCAGCATATTAATTGAAGGAATAGAACTTGCCGAAAGACACGGCCTTGGCAGCCTCATACTGCATTCCACACTCTCTGAGCTCAAAAAGGTAATCGATATGGGCGTACCTCCAATAGTAATACTACCTGGGCTGTTTGAGACTGTCCAGCATGCATCGGTCATATCTGGGTATGATGAAAAGGAAAAATCAATCATACACTATATGCCTCAACCTGACCAGATAGGAGTAATACCTGAAAAACAGTTTGACAAGCTGTGGGAAGAAGATGGAAGGCTTATGATACTCTTGGCACCATCCGATATAATATCTAAAATAAAGACTGAAAATAAATCGAAGGAAAAATCAAACAGACTCTGTTTTGTATCAGAGAAACTCAACTTGCAAAACAGAAAGGAAGAGGCAATAAAGACTCTCAGGGAGGCAATCACAATTGACGGCTCCAACTCCACTGCATTGTGCCTGCTTGGCGGAATATACAATGAGAAGAACATGCAAGAATGCGTACAGTATTACGAGCAGAGCATAAAACACAACAATTCATGTTACCTTGCATACCGGGGACTGGGAAACTATTATTTGAAGACAAAACAATACGACAAGGCCGACTCTTACTATACCAAGGCAATCAAGATAAACCCGACAAGATTTGGACCTATCTACAAGAATCGAGGCATAACAAGACTGGAGCAGAACAAGAAAAAAGAAGCAAAAGAAGACTTTGAGAGCTATCTAAAACACATGCCAAATGCAAAAGACAAAGAAAGTATAATGCAGGCAATAAAAGAGCTATAG
- the glyS gene encoding glycine--tRNA ligase: protein MNYEEVMKLALERGFYFPSCEIYSDAQAGFWEYGPSGVSMKTKFIELWRRELVRRDAMLEIDGSQIMSKSVFEASGHLASFADPIIKCKVCGLNFRADKLIFDITKTEIPESADLADFDRAVSEKNIRCPKCKGEFEKARKFNMMFKVEIGPEAEAAYLRPETCQSIFVDFPRLFKTMRGKLPLGIAQIGKSFRNEISPRQSLLRLREFYQAEIEVFCNPNKLDKLERFSEIENTTIRVWIDDELKAMSCKQAVDSGVLPNKFVAYYLGLLTEFYEKTGIDMTKSRFRKLGEKEKAFYATVAFDFEVQTTIGWLELVACNYRSDYDLTSHANKSREKFEVLDDEQKVLPHVFEISMGIDRSLYTILEHSLRDEKENERIVLSIKPYLAPVHVGVLSLVKKDGLKEKTDEIYMKIKRRYDAFLDHSGAIGRRYRRLDEIGAPFAITIDHQTLQDDTVTLRKRDSMQQDRIKIQDLDTVLLKETAFP from the coding sequence TTGAACTATGAAGAGGTAATGAAGCTTGCACTGGAGCGAGGATTTTACTTTCCAAGCTGCGAGATCTATTCTGATGCACAGGCAGGATTCTGGGAGTATGGTCCGTCCGGCGTGAGTATGAAGACAAAATTCATCGAGTTGTGGAGGCGTGAGCTTGTAAGGCGTGATGCCATGCTGGAAATTGACGGCTCGCAGATAATGTCAAAGTCTGTCTTTGAGGCATCTGGTCATCTGGCAAGCTTTGCTGACCCGATAATAAAATGTAAAGTTTGCGGCCTTAACTTTAGAGCTGATAAGCTGATATTTGATATTACAAAAACAGAGATTCCAGAATCTGCCGATCTAGCAGATTTTGATAGGGCAGTCTCTGAGAAGAATATCCGATGTCCAAAATGCAAAGGCGAATTTGAAAAGGCGCGCAAATTCAACATGATGTTCAAGGTGGAAATAGGTCCAGAGGCAGAAGCTGCATATCTGAGGCCGGAGACGTGTCAGTCGATCTTTGTTGATTTTCCAAGGCTGTTCAAGACCATGAGGGGCAAGCTGCCCCTTGGAATTGCCCAAATAGGAAAAAGCTTTAGAAATGAGATCTCGCCTCGTCAGAGTCTGTTAAGGCTGCGAGAGTTTTATCAGGCAGAAATTGAGGTCTTTTGCAATCCGAACAAACTAGACAAACTTGAGAGATTTTCCGAGATAGAAAACACCACAATCAGAGTATGGATTGATGATGAGCTAAAAGCGATGAGCTGCAAACAGGCTGTAGACAGTGGTGTTCTGCCAAACAAGTTTGTAGCATATTATCTTGGGCTTTTAACAGAGTTTTATGAAAAGACAGGCATCGATATGACAAAAAGTAGATTCAGAAAGCTTGGCGAAAAAGAAAAGGCATTCTATGCTACTGTGGCATTTGATTTTGAAGTGCAGACTACGATAGGCTGGCTTGAGCTGGTGGCGTGTAACTATAGATCCGATTATGATCTGACCAGTCATGCAAACAAGAGTAGGGAAAAATTTGAGGTCTTAGATGATGAGCAAAAGGTTCTTCCTCATGTATTTGAGATATCCATGGGCATAGACAGAAGTCTGTATACAATATTGGAGCATAGTCTACGTGATGAGAAGGAAAATGAAAGAATTGTGCTTTCGATAAAGCCATATCTTGCACCCGTACATGTTGGAGTATTATCCTTGGTCAAAAAGGACGGCCTCAAGGAGAAAACCGATGAGATTTACATGAAGATAAAGCGAAGATATGATGCCTTTTTGGATCATTCCGGCGCAATTGGGCGAAGATACAGAAGGCTTGATGAGATAGGTGCTCCGTTTGCAATTACAATAGACCACCAGACACTGCAGGATGATACCGTCACACTGAGAAAACGCGATTCAATGCAGCAAGATCGGATAAAAATACAGGATCTTGATACTGTGCTATTAAAAGAGACTGCCTTTCCTTAG
- a CDS encoding DNA primase small subunit domain-containing protein — MHEKDAKFLEESFKKYYFEHFDLIRTPPNPQMREFGYQKFNSGMNRHISLKSDKELHLMLMTNIPSDVYCSNARYSFPNLPMAEKDWQGADLIFDIDAKDLNLPCRTGHTCKICTDCKNVFLAEPQCPACNSTKHEKTSVLCTDCISAAKNEVRKLIAILVTDLGIKKDDIAIYFSGNEGFHIYVTNSEYEKLESRERSDLVDYIMFKGVMPETFGAKASDFTKSKFPDLDEKGWPGRMAKELFGSKSNRAKVSKQLISEGYLALKKRIDALQKSIGVQIDPNVTIDVHRIFRLGGTINSKSGLTKMACSDIAKFNPGVDACLIDGDAVAVTASCPVTFKLKNKKFGPYKKDRVEIPKYAAVYMLCKGYATLS, encoded by the coding sequence ATGCATGAAAAAGACGCAAAATTCCTTGAAGAGTCATTCAAGAAATATTATTTTGAGCATTTTGATCTGATTCGCACGCCGCCAAATCCGCAGATGCGCGAGTTCGGATACCAGAAATTCAACTCTGGCATGAACAGGCACATCTCGCTAAAGTCGGACAAGGAGCTGCACTTGATGCTCATGACAAACATTCCGTCTGATGTTTATTGCTCAAATGCAAGATACTCGTTTCCGAACCTGCCTATGGCAGAAAAGGACTGGCAGGGAGCTGATCTCATCTTTGATATCGATGCCAAAGACCTCAATCTGCCCTGCAGGACTGGACACACATGCAAGATCTGCACTGACTGCAAAAACGTATTTCTTGCAGAACCGCAATGCCCAGCATGCAACTCTACAAAACATGAAAAGACATCAGTTCTATGCACTGACTGCATTTCAGCTGCAAAGAACGAGGTAAGAAAACTGATAGCAATTCTTGTTACCGATCTTGGAATAAAAAAGGACGATATTGCCATTTATTTTTCGGGCAATGAAGGGTTCCACATATACGTTACAAACTCCGAGTATGAAAAACTCGAATCAAGGGAGCGATCGGACCTTGTCGACTATATCATGTTCAAGGGTGTAATGCCAGAAACATTCGGCGCCAAGGCATCCGACTTTACAAAATCAAAATTCCCGGACCTTGACGAGAAGGGATGGCCGGGAAGAATGGCAAAGGAATTATTTGGCTCAAAATCAAACAGGGCCAAGGTATCAAAGCAGCTTATCTCGGAAGGATACCTTGCATTAAAAAAGAGAATCGATGCACTACAAAAATCGATCGGAGTCCAGATAGACCCAAACGTGACTATTGATGTTCACAGGATATTCCGGTTGGGCGGCACTATAAACAGCAAAAGCGGCCTCACAAAGATGGCATGCTCTGATATTGCAAAATTCAACCCTGGCGTCGATGCCTGTCTGATAGACGGGGATGCGGTGGCAGTCACCGCGTCCTGCCCGGTGACATTTAAGCTTAAAAACAAAAAATTCGGCCCATACAAAAAAGATCGGGTAGAGATACCAAAGTACGCCGCAGTCTATATGCTCTGCAAGGGGTATGCTACATTATCATAA
- a CDS encoding type 1 glutamine amidotransferase: MLLLVDNGSVFTGNIAEFLALKKIKFQLVPFDRLYEDDFAKFNSFILSGRRTNNQQMNAINSKLINHSIYEKKPLLGICYGAEILALTVGGTIRKMNAVQKGPGTIKTIRENPLCSGMINVYQSHSYEISQLGKHLVHLGESANCRYELIQYKDSEIFGTQFHPEMTDDGLKIIENFASLISFNTK, encoded by the coding sequence GTGCTACTGCTAGTTGACAACGGCTCGGTCTTTACGGGTAATATTGCGGAATTCCTTGCACTAAAGAAAATAAAGTTTCAGCTTGTTCCGTTCGACAGGTTATACGAAGACGACTTTGCAAAGTTCAACTCGTTCATACTCTCTGGAAGACGTACAAACAACCAGCAGATGAACGCGATAAACTCAAAGCTGATAAATCATTCCATATATGAGAAAAAACCGCTACTTGGCATATGTTATGGCGCAGAGATCCTAGCTTTGACAGTAGGTGGAACTATAAGGAAAATGAATGCCGTACAAAAGGGACCTGGCACGATTAAGACCATACGGGAAAATCCGCTGTGTAGTGGAATGATAAACGTGTACCAGAGCCACAGCTACGAGATATCGCAGCTTGGCAAGCATCTTGTTCACCTTGGCGAGTCTGCAAACTGCAGATATGAACTCATACAGTACAAAGACTCTGAAATATTCGGAACGCAGTTCCATCCTGAAATGACTGATGATGGGCTCAAAATAATCGAAAACTTTGCATCCCTGATCAGTTTTAATACAAAATGA